The Bacteroidales bacterium genome has a window encoding:
- a CDS encoding MMPL family transporter: protein MYKFLENWVYKYPVVVIITIFLLAAPCIYLLPKLQKNSSPDLLPLDHPSKIKMEDLKKVFTGTYPRVGILIESDSSIFNTHTLERIKNLTQEVERINLLTYKDIKDLRRLTKNLSSQVKLNCDVLITEFEKDSSITTINNLESILINSSGYNEALKEKINYLKAAVLPIIKVSSLANIDNIINANDELRIGKVYNDIPRTKQEIDKLKKEASDNQLFENLFVTKDEKRSGIFLEISLKQENSEAVFRLYNKIKDIIKKYPGKERTYIAGYPVAVAQIATVMDSDTQKLFPIVIVIILLSLWLIFRAIKGIIIPIFVVVFSIIFILAIQYLFNIPINIISTTIPVFMLSVGVADGLHIITEFQEHRVNGNSIDESIRVTMRNLLLPVSLVYITTALGFFSLAITSIDQVRIFGLLVGFGSLISMVLALIAIPALLIIFSRLNSKKLVFLNDQTEADNIANKGIDMFLEKLTNYTFKHPVISITPFILAIIFCSYYIYDGFYVDNNGVKYFKKDSELVVSTNALNNKLSGSDVLNIVIKTTKPDENLKSVKNLKIIDTIQSFVNSQAIVGKTLALTDLVKRMNYVMNDNKPEYFKIPEEITIKKKDNKTDTINGNNLIAQYLFLYENNGGKDISDFTDFDYRQANLQIILTSNSSNDVKLLMAKINKFVNGLSLKDITFYITGLSENNVAMNEEIVFGQLNGIGFSLLSILILLSLIFRNVIKSILGLIPIVLSMVLNFGVMGFLKIPLDIGSAIITGIAFGIGIDYVIHYFSALNKELENGLDYKTAMKNAIKHTGKPILYNAFIVGAGFLTLLFSGFVPLNTVGWMIAFTMLIACVSILIIIPALVLILKPKFLLINEHSAK, encoded by the coding sequence ATGTACAAATTTCTTGAGAATTGGGTGTATAAATACCCAGTGGTCGTAATTATTACAATATTTTTATTGGCTGCGCCTTGCATTTATTTGCTTCCTAAATTGCAAAAAAACTCTAGTCCTGATTTATTGCCTTTAGACCACCCCAGTAAAATTAAGATGGAAGATCTTAAAAAAGTATTTACAGGCACTTATCCTAGAGTAGGTATTCTTATTGAGTCGGATAGCAGTATATTTAATACCCATACTTTAGAAAGAATTAAAAATCTGACTCAGGAAGTTGAAAGGATTAATTTGTTAACATACAAAGATATCAAAGATCTAAGGAGGTTAACAAAAAATTTAAGTTCTCAAGTAAAACTGAATTGCGATGTTTTAATTACAGAGTTTGAAAAAGACTCTTCTATAACTACGATAAATAATCTTGAAAGTATCCTTATAAACTCTAGTGGTTATAATGAGGCGTTAAAGGAAAAAATAAACTATTTAAAAGCAGCTGTATTACCAATAATTAAAGTAAGTTCTTTAGCAAATATAGATAATATAATAAACGCAAATGACGAACTAAGAATAGGGAAAGTATACAATGATATTCCCAGAACAAAACAAGAGATCGACAAATTAAAGAAGGAGGCATCAGACAACCAGCTATTTGAAAATTTGTTTGTCACAAAAGATGAAAAGCGTAGTGGTATATTCCTTGAGATTAGCCTAAAACAGGAAAACTCGGAAGCCGTATTTCGTTTATATAATAAAATAAAAGACATAATAAAGAAGTATCCTGGCAAAGAAAGAACATACATTGCAGGCTACCCTGTAGCTGTAGCTCAAATAGCTACTGTAATGGATTCAGATACGCAAAAACTCTTTCCTATAGTTATTGTCATTATTTTATTAAGTCTATGGCTTATATTTAGAGCGATTAAGGGTATTATTATACCTATTTTTGTTGTTGTATTCTCTATTATCTTCATTTTGGCAATTCAATATTTATTCAATATTCCCATTAACATTATCTCTACAACAATACCTGTATTTATGCTTTCTGTAGGAGTAGCAGATGGACTTCACATTATTACAGAATTCCAAGAACATAGGGTTAACGGCAATTCAATAGATGAGTCAATAAGAGTTACAATGCGAAACCTATTACTGCCAGTATCATTAGTATATATAACAACAGCTTTAGGCTTTTTCTCGTTGGCAATTACAAGTATTGATCAAGTTCGCATTTTTGGTTTACTCGTTGGTTTTGGCTCTTTAATAAGTATGGTTTTGGCTCTTATTGCAATTCCTGCATTATTGATAATATTTAGCAGATTAAACTCTAAGAAATTAGTATTCCTTAACGATCAAACGGAAGCTGACAATATTGCAAATAAGGGAATAGATATGTTTTTAGAAAAGTTAACAAATTACACATTTAAACATCCTGTAATTTCTATTACCCCTTTTATTTTGGCAATCATCTTTTGTTCGTATTATATATATGATGGGTTTTATGTAGATAATAACGGTGTCAAATATTTCAAAAAAGACTCAGAGTTAGTTGTTAGTACTAACGCATTAAACAATAAACTCTCTGGAAGCGATGTTCTAAATATTGTCATAAAAACAACAAAACCAGACGAAAATTTAAAAAGTGTTAAGAACCTTAAAATTATTGATACGATACAGTCATTTGTTAATAGTCAGGCAATTGTTGGTAAAACCTTAGCATTAACCGATCTGGTAAAAAGAATGAATTATGTGATGAATGACAATAAGCCAGAATACTTTAAGATTCCTGAAGAAATAACTATTAAGAAGAAAGATAATAAAACGGACACTATTAATGGTAATAATCTTATAGCGCAATATTTGTTTCTATACGAGAATAATGGAGGTAAAGATATTAGCGATTTCACAGATTTTGACTATCGTCAAGCAAACTTACAGATCATATTAACATCTAATTCATCTAATGATGTTAAGTTACTAATGGCAAAAATAAATAAATTCGTTAATGGGTTGTCGCTAAAAGATATAACATTTTACATTACAGGTCTATCAGAGAACAATGTTGCAATGAATGAAGAAATTGTTTTTGGTCAACTTAATGGTATTGGCTTTTCATTATTGTCAATATTAATTTTACTTTCTCTAATTTTCAGAAATGTTATTAAAAGTATTTTAGGACTTATTCCCATAGTGTTATCGATGGTTTTAAACTTTGGGGTTATGGGCTTTTTGAAAATTCCATTGGATATTGGTTCTGCAATAATAACAGGTATTGCTTTTGGTATAGGTATTGACTATGTTATTCATTACTTCAGCGCTTTAAATAAAGAACTTGAAAATGGATTAGATTATAAAACTGCCATGAAAAATGCAATTAAACATACCGGCAAACCAATATTATATAATGCTTTTATAGTTGGAGCGGGATTTCTTACCCTTCTTTTCTCGGGTTTCGTACCTTTAAATACAGTCGGTTGGATGATAGCATTTACAATGTTAATAGCATGTGTATCAATACTAATAATTATTCCGGCGTTGGTATTGATATTAAAGCCAAAATTTTTACTAATAAATGAACATTCAGCAAAATAA